One window from the genome of Pseudonocardia hierapolitana encodes:
- a CDS encoding 2-hydroxyacid dehydrogenase has protein sequence MRIHLVGEAAEHAADLEAHLQQPAQIAVLPAAAAHSDRHDDGIGADDVVVSLRFTRPGSTAPAFRLLHVPGAGLDGIDLAALHPGTAVANVFEHEIPIAEFVLARLLEWEIRAGAMQAAFDAESWPDAYRGRVPHGELHGRTLGIIGYGRIGQAIATRAAAFGMRVRAVDDRAVPSAAAELLPQARLDEVLATADHLVVACPLTPATSGLIDRAALRRMRPHAVLVNVSRGPVVDESALFDALRDNVIGGAVIDVWYSYPRSFEDRPAPASHPFWELPNAWCTPHSSAWTRELTHRRYRAIALNIDRLLTGQPLTNLVRAGR, from the coding sequence ATGAGGATCCACCTGGTGGGCGAGGCGGCGGAGCACGCGGCCGACCTGGAGGCGCACCTCCAGCAGCCTGCGCAGATCGCCGTGCTGCCCGCGGCCGCCGCCCACAGCGACCGCCACGACGACGGGATCGGCGCGGACGACGTGGTCGTCTCGCTGCGGTTCACGCGGCCGGGCTCGACGGCCCCGGCGTTCCGGCTCCTGCACGTGCCCGGAGCCGGGTTGGACGGGATCGACCTGGCCGCGCTGCACCCCGGGACCGCGGTGGCGAACGTGTTCGAGCACGAGATCCCAATCGCCGAGTTCGTCCTCGCCCGCCTGCTCGAGTGGGAGATCCGCGCCGGCGCGATGCAGGCGGCGTTCGACGCGGAGTCGTGGCCCGACGCCTACCGCGGCCGGGTGCCGCACGGTGAGCTGCACGGCCGGACGCTCGGGATCATCGGTTACGGGCGGATCGGGCAGGCGATCGCCACCCGGGCGGCGGCGTTCGGGATGCGGGTGCGGGCCGTCGACGACAGGGCGGTCCCGTCCGCGGCGGCGGAGCTGCTCCCGCAGGCCCGCCTCGACGAGGTCCTCGCCACGGCCGACCACCTCGTCGTGGCCTGCCCGCTGACGCCCGCCACGAGCGGGCTGATCGACCGTGCCGCGCTGCGCCGGATGCGGCCGCACGCGGTGCTCGTCAACGTCTCCCGCGGCCCCGTCGTCGACGAGTCCGCGCTCTTCGACGCGCTCCGCGACAACGTCATCGGCGGCGCCGTGATCGACGTCTGGTACTCCTACCCACGCTCCTTCGAGGACCGGCCGGCTCCCGCGTCCCACCCCTTCTGGGAGCTGCCCAATGCATGGTGCACGCCTCATTCGAGCGCGTGGACGCGCGAGCTGACGCACCGGCGGTACCGCGCCATCGCGCTGAACATCGACCGGCTCCTGACCGGTCAGCCCTTGACCAACCTCGTCCGCGCCGGCCGCTAG
- a CDS encoding LacI family DNA-binding transcriptional regulator: MTRAERARRPTLADVAARAGVSVALVSIVMRDVPGASPASRQRVLQAADELGYRPDTRARLLRSSRSRLLGVVFGVQHAFHGDLVSGLYTAADRVGYELALSAVTPQRDEQRAAASLLQDRCEALVLLGPHTRTAHLAELAARLPVVVVARAVRHRDVDVVRTADESGLHEAVDHLVGLGHRRIAHVDGGRAPGAAERRRGYRDAMRHHGLAADVHVLSGGLTEDDGAAAARALLDLTPRPTAVTVFNDRCALGVLDVLQRAGLAVPGDISVVGYDDSRLARLSHVGLTTIAQDIEQITTLAVTRAIDRLERNPVSHRELVVPPHLVVRTTTCPPPATCPPPAT; encoded by the coding sequence GTGACCCGAGCAGAGCGCGCTCGCCGGCCGACCCTCGCTGACGTCGCAGCCAGGGCGGGCGTGTCCGTCGCCCTCGTCTCGATCGTGATGCGCGACGTCCCGGGCGCGAGCCCGGCCTCACGGCAGCGGGTGCTGCAGGCCGCCGACGAGCTGGGCTACCGCCCGGACACCCGCGCCAGGCTGCTGCGCAGCAGTCGCAGCCGGCTGCTCGGCGTCGTCTTCGGGGTGCAGCACGCCTTCCACGGCGACCTGGTCAGCGGCCTCTACACCGCCGCTGACCGCGTCGGCTACGAACTGGCACTGAGCGCCGTCACCCCACAGCGCGACGAGCAGCGGGCCGCGGCGAGCCTGCTGCAGGACCGCTGCGAGGCGCTCGTCCTGCTCGGCCCGCACACGCGCACGGCCCACCTCGCCGAGCTCGCCGCCCGCCTGCCCGTCGTGGTCGTGGCGCGCGCGGTCCGCCACCGCGACGTCGACGTCGTCCGCACCGCCGACGAGTCGGGTCTGCACGAGGCCGTTGACCACCTCGTCGGCCTCGGCCACCGCCGGATCGCCCACGTCGACGGCGGCCGCGCCCCGGGAGCCGCCGAGCGCCGCCGCGGCTACCGCGACGCCATGCGCCACCACGGCCTCGCCGCCGACGTGCATGTCCTGTCGGGCGGGCTCACCGAGGACGACGGCGCCGCGGCCGCCCGCGCCCTGCTCGACCTCACCCCGCGGCCGACCGCCGTGACCGTGTTCAACGACCGCTGCGCCCTCGGCGTGCTCGATGTGCTCCAGCGCGCCGGCCTGGCCGTACCCGGCGACATCAGCGTCGTGGGCTACGACGACAGCCGCCTCGCCCGCCTGTCACACGTCGGCCTGACCACCATCGCCCAGGACATCGAGCAGATCACCACGCTCGCCGTCACCCGCGCGATCGACCGGCTCGAGCGCAACCCGGTCAGCCACCGGGAGCTAGTCGTCCCACCCCACCTGGTCGTCCGCACCACCACCTGCCCGCCGCCCGCCACCTGCCCGCCGCCCGCCACCTGA
- a CDS encoding helix-turn-helix domain-containing protein, giving the protein MIRKMGIEWHLRLRMAERGLFATSELLPLLAERGIHLSREQVYRLVTQPPQRLSMDTLAALCDILGCSPNDLIEVQAVNKQVRKASGDAGRPAPPPVRRTTIRRPGSGGEPR; this is encoded by the coding sequence ATGATCCGCAAGATGGGCATCGAGTGGCATCTGCGGCTGCGGATGGCCGAGCGCGGGTTGTTCGCCACCTCCGAGCTGCTGCCGCTGCTGGCCGAGCGCGGTATCCACCTGTCCCGGGAGCAGGTCTACCGGCTGGTGACCCAGCCACCGCAGCGGCTGAGCATGGACACCCTCGCCGCGCTCTGCGACATCCTCGGCTGCTCCCCGAACGACTTGATCGAGGTGCAGGCGGTGAACAAGCAGGTCCGCAAGGCGAGTGGGGACGCTGGCCGACCGGCTCCGCCGCCGGTCCGCCGGACCACGATTCGTCGGCCCGGCTCCGGCGGAGAGCCGAGGTGA
- a CDS encoding nucleotidyltransferase domain-containing protein → MAEVGKVDSNVSLYLYGSVATGQARIAESDVDLFTIGLPVAAAAEISRELSRRVPCLVPGGRGWPGPRCTVRRRCSSSRVQEPPLV, encoded by the coding sequence GTGGCGGAGGTCGGCAAGGTCGACAGCAACGTCTCGCTCTACTTGTACGGCTCCGTCGCGACCGGCCAAGCGCGGATCGCGGAGTCGGACGTCGACCTGTTTACCATCGGCCTGCCGGTCGCCGCGGCTGCGGAGATCAGCCGCGAGCTCTCCCGCCGGGTTCCGTGCCTTGTGCCGGGCGGTCGAGGTTGGCCCGGCCCGCGGTGCACGGTGCGCCGACGTTGCTCGAGCAGTCGTGTGCAGGAGCCACCGTTGGTGTGA
- a CDS encoding TIM barrel protein, protein MTGFRLAACAEMLFLDQPIEERVRRIADLGFEVEIWDWTAKDIAALAKTGARFTSMTGYIRGTLSDPDGAEELLRTAERSLRVAEELDCPRLNVHGTGLDDRGLPVVASPVVTPRMWLTAARTLARLAELAERAGRMFTLENLNTAVDHPGVPFARAADTLALVEAVDSPHLRLNLDLYHAQIGEGNLVQLVERALPVVGEIQVADVPGRCEPGTGEIHYPAIAATLARLGYDGVVGLEGWASHDPLEALDRFRDAFTHRSSADPPGFG, encoded by the coding sequence GTGACCGGATTCCGGCTCGCCGCCTGCGCCGAGATGCTGTTCCTCGACCAGCCGATCGAGGAGCGGGTGCGCCGCATCGCCGACCTCGGGTTCGAGGTCGAGATCTGGGACTGGACGGCCAAGGACATCGCCGCGCTCGCCAAGACCGGGGCGAGGTTCACCTCGATGACCGGCTACATCCGAGGCACCCTCTCCGACCCGGACGGAGCCGAGGAACTGCTGCGCACCGCGGAGCGGTCACTGCGGGTCGCCGAGGAGCTCGACTGCCCCCGACTCAACGTGCACGGCACCGGCCTCGACGACCGCGGCCTGCCCGTGGTGGCCTCGCCGGTCGTCACGCCGCGGATGTGGCTGACCGCGGCGCGGACGCTGGCTCGGCTCGCCGAGCTGGCGGAGCGCGCCGGGCGCATGTTCACCCTGGAGAACCTCAACACCGCAGTCGACCACCCGGGGGTGCCGTTCGCGAGGGCGGCCGACACGCTCGCGCTCGTCGAGGCCGTCGACAGCCCGCACCTGCGGCTCAACCTCGACCTCTACCACGCCCAGATCGGCGAGGGGAACCTCGTGCAGCTGGTCGAGCGGGCGCTGCCGGTCGTCGGGGAGATCCAGGTCGCCGACGTCCCCGGCCGCTGCGAACCCGGCACCGGTGAGATCCATTACCCCGCCATCGCTGCGACCCTGGCGCGCCTCGGCTACGACGGCGTGGTCGGATTGGAAGGCTGGGCTTCGCACGACCCACTGGAGGCGCTCGACCGATTCCGGGACGCATTCACGCACCGCTCGTCCGCCGACCCACCCGGGTTCGGCTGA
- a CDS encoding Gfo/Idh/MocA family oxidoreductase → MNAIGVALVGSGRMGSFHGESLARRIPGARLVAVADPAPGVAERLGADRAYSDPAEAFADPGVDAVVIAAPARFHADLVVAAARAGKGVFCEKPMALSLPDADRAIDAARAAGVVLQVGFNRRFAPDWQAARALLDDGRLGIPRLLRSVTRDPGGFDPSRVPPDTIFNETLIHDFDTLRFLNPGAEAVEVYATADALVEPEWRERGLLDTAVVVVRFTNGATGVAEACFEAAYGYDVRGEVFGSGGMATLGDGRRTGMIFSGAAGRTVEMARSDQELLAGAYVAELAAFVAAVRDRTPAPVGGEDARAALAIALAAAGSVRAGRPVRIEEVAK, encoded by the coding sequence ATGAACGCGATCGGGGTGGCCCTGGTCGGGTCGGGGCGGATGGGGTCGTTCCACGGCGAGTCGCTCGCGCGCCGGATCCCGGGGGCGCGGCTGGTGGCGGTGGCGGACCCGGCGCCGGGGGTGGCCGAGCGCCTGGGCGCGGACCGCGCCTACTCCGACCCGGCGGAGGCGTTCGCCGATCCGGGCGTCGACGCGGTGGTGATCGCCGCGCCCGCCCGCTTCCACGCCGATCTGGTGGTGGCCGCGGCCCGGGCGGGCAAGGGGGTGTTCTGCGAGAAGCCGATGGCGCTCTCGCTGCCCGACGCCGACCGGGCGATCGACGCCGCCCGCGCCGCCGGGGTGGTGCTGCAGGTGGGGTTCAACCGGCGCTTCGCCCCGGACTGGCAGGCCGCCCGCGCCCTGCTCGACGACGGCCGGCTGGGCATCCCGCGGCTGCTGCGCTCGGTCACCCGCGACCCCGGTGGGTTCGACCCGTCCCGGGTGCCGCCGGACACGATCTTCAACGAGACCCTGATCCACGACTTCGACACCCTGCGGTTCCTCAACCCGGGCGCGGAGGCCGTCGAGGTCTACGCCACCGCCGACGCGCTCGTCGAGCCCGAGTGGCGGGAGCGCGGGCTGCTCGACACCGCGGTGGTGGTGGTGCGGTTCACCAACGGTGCCACCGGTGTCGCGGAGGCGTGCTTCGAGGCCGCGTACGGCTACGACGTGCGCGGCGAGGTGTTCGGATCGGGGGGCATGGCGACCTTGGGCGACGGCCGCCGCACCGGGATGATCTTCTCCGGCGCGGCCGGCCGCACGGTCGAGATGGCCCGCAGCGACCAGGAGCTCCTGGCCGGCGCCTACGTCGCCGAGCTGGCCGCCTTCGTCGCCGCCGTCCGCGACCGGACGCCGGCCCCGGTGGGCGGGGAGGACGCGCGCGCGGCGCTGGCGATCGCGCTGGCGGCGGCCGGATCGGTGCGCGCCGGGCGTCCGGTCCGGATCGAGGAGGTCGCGAAGTGA
- a CDS encoding maleylacetate reductase, with protein sequence MSLRHFAHPGGGVYNATPDRVVFGPGSIAVLPDEVDRLGVTRPLVVTTPGRAEMGKEVAAALDDRCVGILPEAVSQVPVELAHRGREQAAEMGADCLVAVGGGAATGLCKGIAYESGLPIIAVPTTYSGSEMTGYCGMTIDGVKRMHESPAMLASVVIYDAELSRQLPLAVTAASAMNALAHCIDAVYLPSVSPLLRPAAIEGARVVTSALPAVLAAPDDLGARNELLYGAYLGGAALTGGFALQHAVAHMLGGSFGVEHGVAHAAVLPYVTAHLVERAPDALGRLADAVGTDDLPGHVWDIVVAARLPVRLSDLGIRAEDLELAVGIASGAESYDVNTSLDPGLTNPAPVTEEVVRSILSAAAAGHRPGRGR encoded by the coding sequence GTGAGTCTGCGCCACTTCGCCCACCCCGGTGGGGGCGTCTACAACGCCACCCCGGACCGGGTCGTCTTCGGCCCGGGCAGCATCGCGGTGCTCCCCGACGAGGTGGACCGGCTCGGCGTGACACGACCGCTCGTCGTGACCACCCCGGGCCGGGCCGAGATGGGCAAGGAGGTCGCGGCCGCACTCGATGACCGGTGCGTCGGGATCCTCCCCGAGGCCGTCAGCCAGGTCCCGGTCGAGCTCGCCCACCGCGGCCGCGAGCAGGCCGCAGAGATGGGCGCGGACTGCCTCGTCGCGGTCGGCGGCGGCGCCGCGACCGGCCTGTGCAAGGGCATCGCCTACGAGAGTGGGCTGCCGATCATCGCCGTGCCCACGACCTACTCCGGCTCGGAGATGACCGGCTACTGCGGGATGACGATCGACGGCGTCAAACGCATGCACGAGAGCCCGGCGATGCTCGCATCCGTCGTGATCTACGACGCCGAGCTGTCACGGCAGCTCCCGCTCGCCGTGACCGCCGCGAGCGCGATGAACGCCCTCGCGCACTGCATCGACGCCGTCTACCTGCCGAGCGTCAGCCCGCTGCTGCGGCCCGCGGCGATCGAGGGCGCGCGGGTCGTGACCAGCGCGCTGCCCGCCGTCCTCGCCGCTCCCGACGACCTCGGAGCCCGCAACGAGCTGCTGTACGGCGCCTACCTCGGCGGTGCCGCCCTCACCGGCGGGTTCGCGCTCCAGCACGCGGTCGCCCACATGCTCGGCGGCAGTTTCGGCGTGGAGCACGGCGTCGCCCACGCCGCCGTCCTGCCGTACGTCACGGCCCACCTGGTCGAGCGGGCCCCCGACGCACTGGGCCGCCTCGCCGACGCGGTGGGCACCGACGACCTGCCCGGACACGTCTGGGACATCGTCGTCGCGGCACGGCTGCCGGTCCGCCTGTCCGACCTCGGGATCCGGGCGGAGGACCTCGAGCTCGCCGTCGGGATCGCGAGCGGCGCGGAGTCCTACGACGTCAACACCTCGCTCGACCCGGGCCTGACCAACCCGGCGCCGGTCACCGAGGAGGTGGTCCGCTCGATCCTCTCCGCGGCCGCTGCCGGCCACCGTCCGGGGCGCGGCCGATGA
- a CDS encoding MFS transporter encodes MNAAPTRETIWDESRRRLIRGTVVGSLIEWYDIAIYGQAAALVFGTLFFPDFSPSVGLIAAFATFGVGYFARPIGALIFGHIGDRYGRRSALVGTLLLMGVATTVIGLLPTYASVGLVAPVLLVLCRLLQGLGVGAEYVGAVTMVAEFAPAHRRGYYAALPACGVFLGIGLAAAVSGVVATLPSDQLMSWGWRVPFLLSIAVVGIGLLIRLRVPESPVFAELREARQRTRVPALTMVRTMPARLLLVMIANSPLAFNIYVVQTYALSYLAGKGVSKSTSLFALLVGCAVGAAAIPLVGKLSDRSGRKPVYLAVSVFCALISFPFFWLLDTGNTVLIVLAFALALGGGCLAMFGSQAAYFAELFPAAYRFSGFALGREIPGAALAGPAPIIAVGLVAATGGAPWLLAVALVVVALASAVAVAVLPETRGVGLAPAAPVGSGPAAGPGAAPADVPDRVVKQ; translated from the coding sequence ATGAACGCCGCCCCGACCCGAGAGACCATCTGGGATGAATCCCGCCGACGCCTGATCCGGGGGACGGTCGTCGGCAGCCTGATCGAGTGGTACGACATCGCCATCTACGGTCAAGCCGCCGCGCTCGTCTTCGGCACGCTGTTCTTCCCCGACTTCTCCCCGTCCGTCGGCCTGATCGCGGCCTTCGCAACGTTCGGCGTCGGGTACTTCGCACGGCCGATCGGGGCCCTGATCTTCGGTCACATCGGCGACCGGTACGGCCGCCGCTCCGCCCTGGTCGGCACCCTCCTGCTGATGGGTGTCGCCACTACCGTCATCGGCCTGCTACCGACGTACGCGAGCGTCGGGCTGGTCGCGCCCGTCCTGCTGGTGTTGTGCCGGCTCCTGCAGGGACTCGGCGTCGGTGCCGAGTACGTCGGTGCCGTCACGATGGTCGCCGAGTTCGCGCCCGCGCACCGCCGCGGCTACTACGCCGCGCTCCCGGCGTGCGGCGTGTTCCTCGGCATCGGGCTCGCCGCGGCGGTGAGCGGTGTCGTGGCGACCCTGCCCAGCGACCAGCTGATGAGCTGGGGCTGGCGCGTGCCCTTCCTGCTGAGCATCGCCGTGGTCGGGATCGGGCTGCTGATCCGCCTGCGGGTGCCCGAGTCACCGGTGTTCGCGGAGCTGCGCGAGGCCCGCCAGCGCACGCGCGTGCCGGCGCTGACGATGGTCAGGACGATGCCGGCCCGGCTCCTGCTCGTCATGATCGCCAACAGCCCGCTCGCCTTCAACATCTACGTCGTGCAGACCTACGCCCTGAGCTACCTCGCGGGCAAGGGCGTCTCCAAGTCGACATCGCTGTTCGCGCTGCTCGTGGGCTGCGCCGTCGGGGCGGCCGCCATCCCGTTGGTCGGCAAGCTCTCCGACAGGTCCGGTCGCAAGCCCGTCTACCTCGCGGTGTCGGTGTTCTGCGCCCTGATCTCCTTCCCGTTCTTCTGGCTGCTCGACACCGGGAACACGGTGCTGATCGTCCTCGCGTTCGCCCTCGCCCTCGGTGGCGGCTGCCTCGCGATGTTCGGGTCGCAGGCCGCCTACTTCGCCGAGCTCTTCCCGGCGGCGTACCGGTTCAGCGGCTTCGCCCTCGGCCGGGAGATCCCCGGCGCCGCGCTGGCCGGTCCCGCGCCGATCATCGCCGTCGGGCTCGTCGCGGCCACCGGTGGAGCGCCGTGGCTCCTCGCCGTGGCGCTCGTGGTCGTTGCACTCGCGAGCGCCGTGGCCGTGGCGGTCTTGCCGGAGACACGCGGTGTCGGGCTGGCGCCCGCGGCACCAGTCGGGTCCGGGCCGGCCGCCGGGCCCGGGGCGGCGCCCGCGGACGTGCCGGATCGGGTGGTCAAGCAGTAG
- a CDS encoding FAD-dependent monooxygenase, translating to MVELVAPLPRFTRARVVLVGDAAHAMTPDLGQGGNQALEDAVTLAALIGHHHDVDAALDMYDTTRRQRTTAVARSSRQVGRIAQAHSPMAVALRNSLIRLLPAGASTRAAARPQTWRPPGPEIDL from the coding sequence ATCGTCGAGCTCGTCGCCCCGCTTCCCCGGTTCACCCGGGCGCGAGTCGTCCTCGTTGGCGATGCCGCCCACGCCATGACCCCCGACCTCGGCCAAGGCGGCAACCAGGCCCTCGAGGACGCGGTCACGCTGGCTGCGCTGATCGGCCACCACCACGACGTGGATGCCGCGCTCGACATGTACGACACGACGCGGCGGCAGCGGACCACCGCGGTTGCGCGAAGCTCCCGGCAGGTCGGCCGGATCGCCCAGGCGCACAGCCCGATGGCAGTCGCTCTCCGCAACTCCCTGATTCGACTGCTTCCCGCGGGCGCCAGCACCCGAGCCGCGGCTCGACCGCAGACCTGGCGGCCTCCGGGCCCGGAAATAGATCTATGA
- a CDS encoding tyrosine-type recombinase/integrase, whose amino-acid sequence MDEVLDTPGSARLVLAEGVSYLDPAPAVFEAMLQGWARQQRVRFLKAETIQRRQDLVRRVVRFSGQYPWEWTAAELEAFIDSRRSAAQIVVSTARGYLGGLQMFLGYLTDPRYGWPEACRERFGRAPVQLLGEWNTIAHVSAYEGGPGRRPLSYDEVQALFDAADGLVDEIRARGRKGGLAAQRDAAVLKTVYAFGLRRQEAWGLDLADLRRNPKVPGFGQMGALLVRWGKSSRGSPPKRRTVLLVPEMDWVVPLLEQWLHEVRPRFGPGGHPALFTTERRGRMSMRGINDAFVAARDAAGLDGVLDLHCLRHSYVTHLIEFDYPERFVQDQVGHAYASTTALYTGVSDDYRNRLLTQALQAQEQQWEEQR is encoded by the coding sequence GTGGATGAGGTTCTGGATACGCCCGGGTCGGCGCGTTTGGTGCTGGCCGAGGGCGTGTCCTACCTCGATCCGGCGCCGGCGGTGTTCGAGGCGATGTTGCAGGGCTGGGCGCGCCAGCAGCGGGTCCGCTTCCTGAAGGCGGAGACGATCCAGCGTCGGCAAGACCTGGTCCGGCGGGTGGTGCGCTTCTCGGGGCAGTACCCGTGGGAGTGGACGGCGGCGGAGCTCGAGGCGTTCATCGATAGCCGGCGCTCGGCTGCGCAGATCGTCGTGTCGACCGCGCGCGGCTACCTGGGCGGGCTGCAGATGTTCCTGGGCTACCTGACCGACCCGCGCTACGGGTGGCCGGAGGCGTGCCGCGAACGATTCGGGCGCGCGCCGGTGCAGCTGTTGGGCGAGTGGAACACGATCGCGCATGTCAGCGCCTACGAGGGCGGGCCGGGTCGGCGGCCGTTGAGCTATGACGAGGTGCAGGCGTTGTTCGATGCCGCCGACGGGCTCGTGGACGAGATCCGTGCCCGAGGGCGCAAGGGCGGGCTGGCGGCGCAGCGCGATGCCGCCGTGCTCAAGACGGTCTACGCGTTCGGGTTGCGTCGCCAGGAGGCGTGGGGCCTGGACCTGGCCGACCTGCGGCGTAACCCGAAGGTGCCCGGGTTCGGGCAGATGGGGGCGTTGCTGGTGCGGTGGGGCAAGTCGTCGCGGGGCAGCCCACCGAAGCGGCGCACGGTGCTGCTGGTGCCGGAGATGGACTGGGTGGTGCCACTGCTGGAGCAATGGCTGCACGAGGTCCGGCCCCGGTTCGGCCCGGGTGGGCATCCGGCGCTGTTCACCACGGAGCGGCGGGGGCGGATGTCGATGCGTGGGATCAACGATGCGTTCGTCGCGGCCCGCGATGCCGCCGGGCTGGACGGTGTGTTGGATCTGCACTGCCTGCGGCACTCGTATGTGACGCACTTGATCGAGTTCGACTACCCGGAGCGGTTCGTGCAGGACCAGGTCGGTCACGCATACGCCTCGACCACCGCGCTCTACACCGGGGTGTCCGATGACTACCGCAACCGGCTGCTCACCCAGGCTCTGCAGGCCCAGGAGCAGCAGTGGGAGGAACAGCGATGA